The Catenuloplanes niger genome includes a window with the following:
- a CDS encoding site-specific integrase yields MGAAQQPPTGVELSFDMEHRPGRPKPYKARARWTDPTTGDRRSTSKSFETVEEAQPWFAGLTRAARGGIDPTAANRRLAEYGDDVMTLATRGLEAKTLDPYLGGWRLRVVPALGHIPVRMITYGAVDRAVHGWIADGCSVSIVKNALAILVRVMEQAVRDGIIDRNPARVTGWQREYKRAEDELDDPRSLALPDWETLVRLADALVAASHDGYRGWGDVVLFAACTAARIGEVSGVRAGDIDRKTWTWTVRRQTTTAPGGLIDKGTKGKRARHVPVIVEIRDLVAHRLDSAKGPDSRLFRGPRGGRISTAVLRDATHWDEVVTRMGFEHLRRHDLRHTGLTWLADAGVLTHTLQKIAGHGSITTTQRYLHPDRRAIDEAGTALSAHLTARRSPGGPHLGTGGRSRSTFHKSRGIKRAADLGFSRIQRPFFVCRDGRI; encoded by the coding sequence ATGGGCGCAGCACAGCAACCACCGACCGGCGTCGAACTGTCGTTCGATATGGAGCACCGACCCGGGCGTCCCAAGCCGTACAAGGCGCGGGCGCGCTGGACCGACCCCACCACCGGCGACCGCCGGTCGACCTCCAAGTCGTTCGAGACCGTGGAAGAGGCACAGCCGTGGTTCGCCGGCCTCACCCGAGCCGCCCGCGGCGGCATCGACCCGACCGCGGCCAACCGCCGGCTCGCTGAGTATGGCGACGACGTGATGACGCTGGCGACCCGCGGGCTTGAGGCGAAGACCCTCGATCCGTACCTCGGGGGATGGCGGCTCCGTGTGGTGCCGGCGCTGGGGCATATCCCAGTCCGGATGATCACATACGGCGCGGTCGACCGGGCAGTCCACGGCTGGATTGCGGACGGATGCAGCGTGTCGATCGTCAAGAACGCGCTCGCCATCCTGGTCCGGGTCATGGAACAGGCGGTGCGCGACGGGATCATCGACCGCAACCCGGCGCGGGTCACCGGCTGGCAGCGCGAGTACAAGCGGGCCGAGGACGAACTCGACGACCCGCGCTCGCTGGCGCTGCCGGACTGGGAGACGCTGGTCCGGCTCGCCGATGCCCTGGTGGCGGCATCGCATGACGGGTACCGCGGGTGGGGTGACGTGGTGCTGTTCGCCGCCTGCACCGCGGCCCGGATCGGTGAGGTGTCCGGCGTGCGGGCCGGTGACATCGACCGCAAGACGTGGACCTGGACGGTTCGCCGGCAGACCACGACGGCGCCGGGCGGGCTCATCGACAAGGGGACGAAGGGCAAGCGCGCTCGCCACGTGCCCGTGATCGTCGAGATCCGCGATCTGGTCGCGCACCGGCTCGACTCCGCGAAAGGGCCGGACTCGCGCCTGTTCCGCGGCCCGCGGGGCGGCCGGATCAGCACCGCGGTCCTCCGGGACGCCACGCACTGGGATGAGGTGGTGACCCGAATGGGCTTCGAGCACCTACGCCGACACGACCTGCGACACACCGGGCTCACGTGGCTCGCCGACGCCGGCGTGCTGACCCACACCTTGCAGAAGATCGCCGGGCACGGCTCGATCACCACGACGCAGCGGTACCTCCACCCGGACCGCCGCGCGATCGATGAGGCGGGAACGGCGCTGAGCGCGCACCTGACCGCCCGCCGGTCCCCAGGTGGTCCCCACCTGGGGACCGGCGGGCGGTCTAGATCAACATTTCATAAATCCCGAGGAATCAAAAGGGCCGCTGATCTGGGTTTTTCCCGGATCCAGCGGCCTTTCTTCGTTTGTCGGGACGGCCGGATTTGA
- a CDS encoding IS630 family transposase, protein MAEPVRARRLTQDEGRRLQQLVRRGKHDSVRVRRALIIMASASGTPVPAIARLVAAHEDTVRDVIHMFNQMGLACLNPQWAGGRPRRISEDDEAFIVTTATQHPRRLGQPFTRWSLRKLADYLAGRDAARRVVVSPERLRQLLHDNDVSWQRTRTWKESSDPDFDAKLDRIEQVTNAFPDRCFAFDQFGPLSIRPHHGSTWAPRSDPGRLPATYTRTHGIRYFHGCYSLGDDQLWGVVRRRKGADHSLAALQSIRAARPDGAPIYVILDNLSANKTAKIRRWAALNKVELCLTPTSASWANPIEAQFGPLRTFVMAGSDHPNHTVQTGELQKYLRWRNANARHPDVLAAQRRERARIRSERQHRWGRPRTQTAA, encoded by the coding sequence GTGGCTGAGCCGGTACGGGCACGGCGGTTGACCCAGGACGAGGGCCGCAGGCTGCAACAACTCGTCCGGCGCGGGAAGCACGACTCGGTCCGGGTCCGCCGGGCGTTGATCATCATGGCGTCCGCGTCCGGGACCCCGGTCCCGGCGATCGCCCGGCTGGTCGCCGCGCATGAGGACACGGTCCGGGACGTGATCCACATGTTCAATCAGATGGGGCTGGCCTGCCTAAACCCTCAGTGGGCGGGCGGCCGTCCCCGCCGGATCAGTGAAGACGACGAAGCGTTCATCGTCACGACGGCCACGCAACACCCGCGCCGGCTCGGGCAGCCCTTCACCCGGTGGAGCCTGCGGAAACTCGCCGACTACCTCGCCGGCCGTGATGCCGCCCGGCGGGTGGTCGTCAGCCCGGAGCGGCTGCGGCAACTTTTGCATGACAACGACGTGTCCTGGCAGCGCACACGCACCTGGAAGGAATCGTCGGATCCGGACTTCGACGCGAAACTCGACCGGATAGAGCAGGTCACGAACGCGTTCCCGGACCGGTGTTTCGCCTTCGACCAGTTCGGGCCGCTATCGATCCGCCCGCACCACGGCAGCACGTGGGCACCGCGATCCGATCCGGGCCGGCTGCCCGCGACCTACACCCGCACGCACGGCATCCGCTACTTCCACGGCTGCTACAGCCTCGGCGACGACCAGCTCTGGGGAGTCGTCCGCCGCCGCAAAGGCGCAGATCACAGCCTCGCCGCGCTGCAATCGATCCGCGCGGCGCGGCCGGACGGGGCACCGATCTACGTCATCCTCGACAACCTGTCGGCGAACAAGACCGCGAAAATCCGCCGGTGGGCGGCCCTCAACAAGGTCGAGTTGTGCCTGACCCCGACCAGCGCGTCCTGGGCCAACCCGATCGAGGCCCAGTTCGGACCACTCCGCACGTTCGTCATGGCCGGCTCGGACCACCCGAACCACACCGTCCAGACCGGCGAGCTGCAGAAATACCTACGCTGGCGCAACGCCAACGCCCGCCACCCCGACGTCCTGGCCGCCCAACGACGCGAACGCGCCCGCATCCGCAGCGAACGCCAACACCGCTGGGGTCGACCACGCACCCAGACCGCCGCCTAA
- a CDS encoding GlsB/YeaQ/YmgE family stress response membrane protein, with the protein MTVTGIITALIVGLIIGALGRLVVPGKQNIPLWLTLVIGVVAALLGTALARFSGLADTRGIDWWEIIFQVAFAAIGVALVAGVGGRRGRRAL; encoded by the coding sequence GTGACCGTCACCGGCATCATCACCGCGCTGATCGTGGGTCTCATCATCGGTGCGCTGGGGCGCCTCGTCGTCCCCGGCAAGCAGAACATCCCGCTGTGGCTGACGCTCGTCATCGGCGTCGTCGCGGCCCTGCTCGGCACGGCCCTGGCCCGCTTCAGCGGCCTGGCCGACACCCGCGGCATCGACTGGTGGGAGATCATCTTCCAGGTCGCGTTCGCCGCGATCGGTGTCGCGCTCGTCGCCGGTGTCGGCGGCCGTCGCGGCCGGCGGGCGCTCTGA
- a CDS encoding helix-turn-helix transcriptional regulator → MRLRAVESLDFTQLEDHTLITTEELARFLRIDPSSVRRWRTGRPQQGPPFIPMSDRVIMYQVADVRQWLASKRVVPEAA, encoded by the coding sequence ATGCGGCTCAGGGCAGTAGAAAGCCTCGACTTCACCCAGTTGGAAGACCATACGCTGATCACCACGGAGGAACTTGCGCGGTTCCTGCGCATCGACCCATCGAGCGTCCGCCGTTGGCGGACCGGGCGCCCGCAGCAAGGACCACCGTTCATCCCGATGTCCGACCGGGTCATCATGTACCAGGTCGCGGACGTTCGACAGTGGCTCGCCAGCAAGCGAGTCGTACCGGAGGCAGCCTGA
- a CDS encoding YfjI family protein yields the protein MDTLAVLRRHDLTDVQWTRLEPLLSVPDQAGDPMTPPARLQIVPAPADQPAPLTGGWDPPVPLTSSTAPPPFPVDVLPPWLGDMVTATARFTQTDPAMAGGVALAVLSACAGGLLDVEARPGWREPVNLFLSVVAEPGERKSPVHGALTDPLEAAEATLADRSRAAVAEAAALKDIASRQAEHAKTVAAKATSDKRDGATAEAVAAALAAEAITVPALPRLFADDATPEKLISLMADNGGRMAVISDEGGVFDMLAGRYSSAPNLDPYLKGHVGRPIRVDRHNREGEFIPRPALTVGVMIQPSVLRKFGGNDDLAGRGLVARFLFVLPASLAGYREIDPDPIPTPVRDLYAEKIHSLAATLAEWTDPAVVALTDDAARIRATAAADIERQLRPGGALRDVREWANKLAGTTIRLAGLLHVAHRPDDAWRHPIDAGTMADAVRLAEFFVAHYQTARDMITADKATGPARHVLTRLIEKGLTSFTVRELHRSVRRQIRSAAEVAATLDTLAQLGWVRQRDGRWELHPRAADLLEAGDTVTDDLETAFTAGQSMDAGVTGAR from the coding sequence GTGGACACCTTAGCGGTGTTGCGGCGGCATGACCTGACCGACGTGCAGTGGACGCGTCTGGAGCCGTTGCTTTCTGTTCCTGACCAGGCCGGTGACCCGATGACCCCACCCGCACGCCTCCAGATCGTCCCGGCACCCGCCGACCAGCCCGCGCCGCTCACCGGCGGATGGGACCCGCCCGTCCCGCTGACCAGCAGTACCGCGCCACCGCCGTTCCCGGTCGACGTGCTCCCGCCCTGGCTCGGCGACATGGTGACCGCAACCGCCCGCTTCACCCAGACCGATCCCGCGATGGCGGGCGGAGTCGCGCTCGCGGTGCTGTCGGCATGCGCCGGCGGCCTGCTCGACGTGGAGGCCCGGCCTGGCTGGCGGGAACCGGTGAACCTGTTCCTGTCCGTCGTCGCCGAGCCCGGCGAGCGCAAGAGCCCGGTGCACGGCGCGCTCACCGACCCGCTCGAAGCAGCCGAGGCGACCCTCGCCGACCGAAGCCGCGCCGCGGTCGCAGAAGCCGCGGCCCTGAAAGACATCGCCTCCCGGCAGGCCGAGCACGCCAAAACCGTTGCGGCGAAAGCGACCTCGGATAAGCGCGACGGCGCCACCGCCGAGGCGGTCGCCGCGGCCCTTGCGGCCGAAGCGATCACCGTCCCGGCCCTGCCCAGGTTGTTCGCCGACGACGCCACCCCGGAGAAGCTGATTTCCCTCATGGCCGACAACGGCGGCCGGATGGCGGTGATCTCCGATGAGGGCGGGGTCTTCGACATGCTCGCCGGACGCTACAGCTCCGCCCCGAACCTCGACCCGTACCTGAAGGGGCACGTCGGCCGGCCGATCCGCGTCGACCGGCACAACCGCGAGGGCGAGTTCATCCCCCGGCCCGCGCTGACCGTCGGCGTCATGATCCAACCGTCCGTGCTGCGCAAGTTCGGCGGCAACGACGACCTCGCCGGCCGCGGCCTGGTCGCCCGGTTCCTGTTCGTGCTCCCCGCATCGCTGGCCGGATACCGCGAGATCGACCCCGACCCCATCCCCACACCGGTCCGCGACCTCTACGCCGAGAAGATCCACAGCCTCGCCGCGACGCTGGCGGAATGGACCGACCCGGCCGTGGTCGCGCTCACCGACGACGCGGCACGCATCCGCGCGACCGCCGCGGCCGACATCGAGCGGCAGCTTCGGCCCGGTGGCGCGCTGCGCGACGTGCGGGAGTGGGCGAACAAGCTCGCCGGCACCACGATCCGGCTCGCCGGGCTGCTGCACGTCGCCCATCGCCCGGACGACGCGTGGCGGCACCCGATCGACGCCGGCACCATGGCCGACGCCGTGCGACTGGCCGAGTTCTTCGTCGCCCACTACCAGACCGCCCGCGACATGATCACCGCCGACAAGGCCACCGGCCCCGCCCGCCACGTCCTCACCCGCCTGATCGAGAAGGGTCTTACCAGCTTCACCGTCCGGGAGCTGCACCGTAGCGTCCGTCGGCAGATCCGCAGTGCGGCCGAGGTGGCCGCCACGCTCGACACCCTCGCGCAGCTCGGGTGGGTTCGGCAGCGCGACGGCCGGTGGGAACTGCACCCTCGCGCCGCGGACCTGCTTGAAGCCGGTGACACGGTGACAGACGACCTCGAAACCGCCTTCACCGCAGGTCAGAGCATGGATGCAGGTGTCACCGGTGCCCGGTGA
- a CDS encoding poly(ethylene terephthalate) hydrolase family protein yields the protein MTGQTVASPAQAANPYERGPAPTNASIEAAAGPFATARLTVARSSVSGFGGGTIYYPTSTAEGTFGAVAISPGFTASQSAVAWLGPRLASQGFVVITIDTLSTLDQPAARGAQLLAALDYLTRTSTVRTRIDATRLGVMGHSMGGGGSLSASVTRPALQAAIPLTPWHGTKSWSSDRVPTLIIGAENDTVAPVASHSEPFYTSLPSTLDKAYLELNNASHSAPTSTNVTVAKYSVSWLKRFIDNDTRYEQFLCPAPSGAAIQEYRNTCPHS from the coding sequence ATGACCGGCCAGACCGTTGCCTCACCGGCGCAGGCCGCCAATCCGTACGAGCGAGGCCCGGCACCGACCAATGCGAGCATCGAGGCGGCGGCGGGGCCGTTCGCGACGGCGCGGCTGACGGTGGCCCGGTCGAGCGTTTCCGGGTTCGGGGGTGGGACGATCTACTACCCGACCAGCACCGCGGAGGGGACGTTCGGTGCGGTCGCCATCTCGCCCGGCTTCACGGCCAGCCAGTCGGCGGTGGCCTGGCTGGGGCCGCGGCTGGCGTCGCAGGGGTTCGTGGTGATCACGATCGACACGCTGTCGACGCTCGACCAGCCGGCCGCCCGCGGGGCGCAGCTGCTGGCCGCGCTGGACTACCTGACCCGCACCAGCACGGTCCGTACCCGGATCGACGCGACGCGGCTCGGCGTGATGGGGCATTCGATGGGTGGTGGTGGCAGCCTGTCGGCGTCGGTGACCCGGCCGGCGCTGCAGGCGGCGATCCCGCTGACGCCGTGGCACGGCACCAAGTCGTGGTCGTCGGACCGGGTGCCCACGCTGATCATCGGTGCGGAGAACGACACGGTCGCGCCGGTGGCCTCGCATTCCGAGCCGTTCTACACGAGCCTGCCGTCGACTCTGGACAAGGCGTACCTGGAGCTCAACAACGCCTCGCACTCGGCGCCGACGTCGACGAACGTGACGGTGGCGAAGTACAGCGTCTCGTGGCTCAAGCGGTTCATCGACAACGACACCCGTTATGAGCAGTTCCTGTGCCCGGCCCCGTCCGGCGCGGCCATCCAGGAGTACCGCAACACCTGCCCGCACTCGTAA